The DNA segment GATGCGGGCCTCCGTCCTCGTCCTCGGGTCCCTCATCGGCGGCCTCAGGAAGGCGACGGTGTCCTATCCCGGTGGGTGCGCCATCGGGGAGCGGCCGATCGACCTCCACCTGAAGGGCCTCTCCGCGCTGGGGTGCGAAGTCGCCATCCGTGAGGGTTACGTCGATGTCACGGCAAAGAGGCTCAAAGGGGCGCGCATCGTCTTCGACAACGTCACCGTCGGCGGGACGGAAAACCTCCTCATGGCGGCGGTGTTCGCAAAAGGCGAAACGCTCATAGAGAACGCCGCGCGGGAACCGGAGGTGGTCGATCTCGCGCGGATGCTCAAGAAGATGGGGGCGCGCATCGAAGGGGAAGGGACGGCGGTCATACGCATAGTAGGCGTGGGCGAGCTTACACCCTGCTCCTGGGACGTCATAGAGGACAGGATCGAGGCGGGGACGTTCCTTGCCGCCTGCGGCATGACGCGGGGAAACATTGTTCTCGAGAACTGCGTTCCCGAACACATCAAGGCGGTCATCGACAAACTGACGGAGACGGGCATGGAGATACACTGCGACGGGCGGACGATCAGGGCGTCCATGTCGAAGAGAAGACCCCTGGCCGTGGATATCAGGACCGTGCCGTACCCGGGGTTCCCGACGGACATGCAGGCCCAGCTCATGGCCAGCATGACGACCTCCAAGGGGGTGAGCGCCATAACGGAGACCATCTTCGAGAACAGGATGATGCACGCGGCGGAGCTTCGGCGGATGGGCGCCGACATCAGGGTCGTGGGCAACACGGCCATCGTCCACGGGGTCGAATCGATATCGGGGGCGAAGGTGATGGCCACGGACTTACGGGCCAGCGCGTCGCTCATCATCGCGGGCCTTGCCGCCTACGGTAAAACGGAGGTCTCGCGCATATACCACATCGACCGGGGCTATGAGCGCATCGAAGAGAAGCTGAAGAACCTCGGGGCCAGGATCGAAAGGGTGAAAGATGAAAGTATGGGAGCTTGACCGGGAATTCGACGGCCTCATGTCCTTCGTGAAGACCGGCAGGGAAGGCAAGAAGCGCGACGTCCGCGAGGCGGTCCTGAAGATACGCGAGGCCGTGCTCTCCCGCGGGGACAGCGCTCTCGTAGACTTCTCCATTGCCTGGGACGGCTGGGAGAGGCCGCACCCTCTCAAACTGACGCCCGAGGAGATCGACGAGGCGGCATCGAGGGTCCCGGCAAGGGACCTTTCGGTTCTCAAGGGGATGATCCGGAACGTCGTTTCCTACCACAGGGGACAGAAAATGCCGAAGAGGGCCTTCCGGAAGAAGGGCCTCGTCGTGGAGGAAGCCCCGGTGCCCGTGGAAAGCGTCATGGTCTACGTCCCCGGGGGAACGGCGTCGTATCCGTCGTCGCTGATCATGGGAGTGGTGCCGGCACAGATAGCGGGGGTCAGGAGGATCTGTGCGGCCACGCCCGGCCGGGGGGGCGCCATAAATGGCCACGTGGCGGCCGCGGCGAAGCTCCTCGGCATCGGTGAGATCTACCGCGTCGGCGGCGCACAGGCCGTCTACGCCTTCGCGTTCGGCACGGGCTCGGTGCCGAAGGTGGACATGATCGTCGGACCGGGGAACGCCTACGTGGAAGAGGCCAAGAGAGAGGTCTACGGGTCCGTCGGCATCGACATGCTCGCGGGGCCGACGGAGCTCGTCATTCTCTGTACCCGGGCCCATTCGCCGGAGCACGTGGCCCTCGATATGTTCTCCCAGGCGGAGCACGACGAACTCGCATCGGTGGGGCTCTTCTCCTCTTCGCGGGAGCACCTCGAGGCCGTCGTCAGGACGATGGAAGGTCTTCTCGCTGCCGCCCCGCGCAGGGAGACCATCAGGAAGGCCCTCGATGACAACGGGTATATGGTGCACTACACCGACATCGGCCGCGCCGTCGAGGCGATAAACAGGATCGCGCCGGAGCATATGGAACTCATCGGCGATGAAAGCTGCCTGCCTTCCATCCTGTATCCCGGCGTCATCTATGTCGGCCCCCACACGCCCGTTGCCATGGGCGACTACTATATCGGGACGAACCACGTCCTGCCCACGGCGGGCGCGGGACGGTTCACGGGGGGACTTTCCGTCGACCGGTTTACAAAGCGGAAGGTTGTTGTTACAATAGACCGGACCTTCATCGAAAGATATGGCGACAGGGCGGAGAGGCTCGCGAGGATAGAGGGTCTGCCTGCCCACGGCGACGCAATAAAGGCGCGAAAGGAGTCCCCGAAATGAAACTGAAGATCGGCCTGCCCAAGGGCAGCCTGCAGGAATCGACATTCCGGCTTTTCAAGAACGCCGGTTACACCATCAAACTCCGGGAGCGTTCCTACGTCCCCGTCATCGACGACAACGAGATGGAAGGGCTCGTCATCCGGGCGCAGGAAATGGCACGCTACGTGGAGGACGGCATCCTCGATATGGGCATAACGGGGGCCGACTGGGTCCTGGAGCAGGACGCGAAGGTTGTGGAGCTTGTCCGCCTGCGCTACGGCAAGGTGGGCTTCCGGGGCGTCAAGTGGGTGGTGGCCGTTCCGAACAATTCGCCCATCAAGAAGGTGAAGGACCTCGAGGGGAAGAAGATCGCCACCGAGCTCGTGGCCTTTACAAAACGATATTTGAGGAAGCAGGGCATCGAGGCCTCGGTGGA comes from the Syntrophorhabdus sp. genome and includes:
- the murA gene encoding UDP-N-acetylglucosamine 1-carboxyvinyltransferase, with product MDKFIIEGGERLKGKVRISGSKNAVLPVLAATLLEKGRYSIGNVPRLMDVTTMMRLIDLLGARCAWRDEHTIDIDTTAVDNHVAPYELVKKMRASVLVLGSLIGGLRKATVSYPGGCAIGERPIDLHLKGLSALGCEVAIREGYVDVTAKRLKGARIVFDNVTVGGTENLLMAAVFAKGETLIENAAREPEVVDLARMLKKMGARIEGEGTAVIRIVGVGELTPCSWDVIEDRIEAGTFLAACGMTRGNIVLENCVPEHIKAVIDKLTETGMEIHCDGRTIRASMSKRRPLAVDIRTVPYPGFPTDMQAQLMASMTTSKGVSAITETIFENRMMHAAELRRMGADIRVVGNTAIVHGVESISGAKVMATDLRASASLIIAGLAAYGKTEVSRIYHIDRGYERIEEKLKNLGARIERVKDESMGA
- the hisD gene encoding histidinol dehydrogenase; this encodes MKVWELDREFDGLMSFVKTGREGKKRDVREAVLKIREAVLSRGDSALVDFSIAWDGWERPHPLKLTPEEIDEAASRVPARDLSVLKGMIRNVVSYHRGQKMPKRAFRKKGLVVEEAPVPVESVMVYVPGGTASYPSSLIMGVVPAQIAGVRRICAATPGRGGAINGHVAAAAKLLGIGEIYRVGGAQAVYAFAFGTGSVPKVDMIVGPGNAYVEEAKREVYGSVGIDMLAGPTELVILCTRAHSPEHVALDMFSQAEHDELASVGLFSSSREHLEAVVRTMEGLLAAAPRRETIRKALDDNGYMVHYTDIGRAVEAINRIAPEHMELIGDESCLPSILYPGVIYVGPHTPVAMGDYYIGTNHVLPTAGAGRFTGGLSVDRFTKRKVVVTIDRTFIERYGDRAERLARIEGLPAHGDAIKARKESPK